From the genome of Miscanthus floridulus cultivar M001 chromosome 10, ASM1932011v1, whole genome shotgun sequence, one region includes:
- the LOC136484874 gene encoding uncharacterized protein, translating to MEMDPVADTADESVVTASGDDRSPLAVLAGEALDKKRQRTTGIDDAAASLWVFILADILGVVLRFPHSLADRASVRSVCRHWRDATHGHSLPPPLPLLVLPRFRFFSFSTHGAIVAMRRAWMPEEVATGHVGCVGSSKGWLLVARPCEDSAGRERFLVNAFSHEVVCVPRLRAPYCPTAPPPVSSPGLPTMTPTPCIQGHSTMSCYLLRLARRPSA from the coding sequence ATGGAGATGGATCCCGTCGCCGACACCGCCGATGAGTCCGTAGTCACAGCCTCAGGGGACGACCGCAGCCCTCTTGCGGTTCTTGCAGGCGAGGCGCTCGACAAAAAGCGGCAGAGGACGACAGGCATCGACGACGCGGCGGCGTCGCTGTGGGTGTTCATTCTGGCGGACATACTAGGCGTCGTGCTCCGCTTCCCGCACTCCCTCGCCGATCGCGCCTCCGTGCGGTCCGTGTGTCGGCACTGGCGTGACGCCACGCACGGGCACAGCCTGCCGCCGCCGCTACCACTGCTCGTGCTCCCCAGGTTCAGATTCTTCAGCTTTTCCACCCATGGGGCAATTGTCGCCATGCGCCGCGCGTGGATGCCTGAGGAGGTGGCCACCGGCCATGTCGGTTGTGTGGGATCTTCCAAAGGGTGGCTTCTCGTGGCGAGGCCCTGCGAAGATTCCGCCGGCCGCGAGCGCTTCCTGGTGAATGCGTTCTCCCACGAGGTGGTGTGTGTACCCCGCCTGCGTGCTCCCTACTGCCCTACTGCACCACCTCCGGTGAGCTCCCCTGGACTGCCAACGATGACCCCGACCCCATGTATTCAAGGTCACTCGACCATGTCGTGCTATCTGCTCCGCCTGGCTCGGCGACCAAGTGCGTAG